In the Topomyia yanbarensis strain Yona2022 chromosome 3, ASM3024719v1, whole genome shotgun sequence genome, one interval contains:
- the LOC131687191 gene encoding uncharacterized protein LOC131687191, which translates to MNMFGSNYSQQLTGTSHDERATVMDIDAFLQVSTPPNIISIVPSSSTTADQQCSFQGISVVKLDPGAVSEEEINCVDENSNPNSAEKRTHEEVTLLKGSKKHAASEMKFNSFKINWKKISDGTLDRLQKMQNFRNMNSTLPVPRSLQISKTDLSGLANSVVDQLRCIDNIIRADVMEKAAREIFNMFPCLNFVDDDGFGKETDYVWLKHKMINHNTYLNRYKEPNQPKASSSDIRRYRNLRAGTIKEYWQKSSQDCPKNVLSALSRNEPELLTRDFLQTSQSYVRYCLDENIPLKDVLAKHSVLRRRSLLNYHFECATGVKAESLEQYFSAKRSKIIDFSKSNRKFLLLDAHSSDYDIFKFLCRSLGENIDDVIILKEMGTKIDSITTDCSGPVLVAIDCGNNRQMYYVFAEQIRLSEGTESVVQSITDLMCVHYVHNFMYMKQASKFMEFIQEYLFKILPTTGSKSNATRKGQQQRVVKRFIEALSNHIPNS; encoded by the exons ATGAACATGT TCGGCTCAAATTACAGTCAGCAACTGACCGGCACCTCTCATGACGAACGAGCAACAGTTATGGATATCGATGCTTTTCTGCAAGTTTCTACACCTCCGAACATCATATCCATTGTTCCCAGCTCCAGCACAACTGCAGATCAACAGTGCTCATTTCAAGGAATATCAGTTGTAAAGTTGGATCCAGGAGCAGTTTCAGAGGAAGAAATCA ACTGTGTAGATGAAAATTCGAATCCGAACAGCGCTGAGAAAAGAACACATGAAGAAGTTACACTCTTGAAAGGTTCCAAGAAGCACGCTGCAAGtgaaatgaaattcaattcttttaaaataaattggAAGAAGATAAGTGACGGTACTCTCGATCGtttgcaaaaaatgcaaaactttCGCAACATGAATTCAACCCTACCAGTGCCTAGATCtttgcaaatttcgaaaaccGATTTAAGTGGTCTGGCTAACTCTGTTGTTGACCAGTTAAGATGTATTGATAACATCATTCGAGCGGACGTGATGGAAAAAGCTGCACGAGAAATCTTCAACATGTTTCCGTGTCTGAACTTCGTTGATGACGACGGATTTGGAAAAGAAACGGATTATGTATGGTTGAAACACAAGATGATAAACCACAATACttatctcaaccgttacaaagAACCAAACCAACCAAAAGCTTCTTCATCGGATATCAGACGATACCGGAACTTGCGAGCTGGGACAATCAAGGAGTACTGGCAAAAGTCTTCTCAAGATTGCCCCAAGAATGTCCTCTCGGCACTGTCCAGAAATGAACCGGAACTCCTAACAAGAGATTTTTTACAAACTTCTCAGTCGTATGTTAGATACTGTTTGGATGAGAATATACCACTGAAAGATGTGTTGGCGAAACATTCAGTATTAAGGCGTCGAAGTCTATTAAATTACCACTTTGAATGCGCCACGGGCGTGAAAGCGGAATCATTGGAACAATATTTCTCAGCCAAGCGGTCGAAAATTATCGATTTCTCGAAGAGTAATCGCAAATTTCTTCTCCTAGATGCCCATTCTTCGGATTAcgacattttcaaatttttgtgcCGTTCCTTGGGAGAAAATATTGATGACGTCATTATTCTGAAAGAG ATGGGAACTAAAATTGATAGCATTACAACCGATTGTTCAGGTCCAGTTCTCGTAGCAATAG ATTGTGGAAATAACAGACAGATGTATTATGTGTTTGCTGAACAAATACGTTTGAGTGAGGGTACCGAAAGCGTGGTGCAGTCCATTACGGATTTGATGTGTGTTCATTACGTGCATAATTTTATGTACATGAAGCAAGCATCTAAGTTCATGGAGTTCATTCAGGAATACTTATTCAAAATACTCCCGACAACCGGATCTAAATCGAATGCTACACGCAAAGGACAGCAGCAACGTGTGGTCAAACGATTCATCGAGGCACTTTCTAATCACATTCCTAACTCCTAA